In Capsicum annuum cultivar UCD-10X-F1 chromosome 11, UCD10Xv1.1, whole genome shotgun sequence, one genomic interval encodes:
- the LOC107854038 gene encoding uncharacterized protein LOC107854038 yields the protein MREVPSFLVMITFFRVLDKGTLIQMKSLVFFKLLGMLAFSLCCGGVLAKECINTITPLSSHTFRYELLSSQNETLKQEIFSHYHLIPTDDSAWSSLLPRKVLREEEEFDWAIMYRKIKNSGGLREVDGLLNEVSLHDVRLEPNSLYGIAQQTNLEYLLMLDVDRLVWSFRETSGLEKPGEPYGGWEKPDSEVRGHFVGHYLSATAHTWASTHNDSLGEKMYSVVSALNACQEKMGTGYLSAFPSKLFDRLEAIQPVWAPYYTIHKILAGLLDQHTLAGNPKALKMATWMVDYFYNRVQNVISKYTIQRHWNSLNEETGGMNDVLYRLYRVTGDSKHLILAHLFDKPCFLGRLAVQADDLSGFHANTHIPIVVGSQLRYEITGDPIYKEIGMFFMDIVNSSHSYATGGTSVGEHWSDPKRLASTLSTENEESCTTYNMLKVSRHLFRWTKEMAYADYYERALTNGVLSIQRGRDPGVMIYMLPLQRGGSKARSYHKWGSPFSDFWCCYGTGIESFSKLGDSIYFEEKGNSPGLYIIQYISNSLDWKSGQVVVSQSVEPVVSWDNRLRVTITVSSKRNATSAPSTLNLRIPSWTNSSAKASLNGEDLSLPPPGNFLSITKGWGSGEKITIELPMNLKTEAIKDDRPEYASIQAILYGPYLLAGHSTGDWDVKSKATSLSDLITPVPSDYNSHLISLTQESSNATFVLTSTNLSIQMEKYPEAGTDSAVSATFRLISNDKRTVNLFEPQDFIGKLVMLEPFDFPEMLITHPGNDTSLVITQSSDGAGSLFRLVAGLDGKDGTVSLECETQHGCFFNSGVDYQDTERVKLNCNSKSLDAVFKQAASFKLGKGITQYHPISFVAKGAMRNFLLAPLLSFKDESYTVYFNIQS from the exons ATGAGGGAGGTTCCATCTTTCTTAGTGATGATTACTTTCTTCAGAGTTCTTGATAAGGGAACACTGATCCAGATGAAATCTTTAGTGTTTTTCAAGTTGTTAGGAATGCTGGCTTTTTCACTGTGCTGTGGTGGTGTTCTTGCTAAGGAGTGTATTAACACTATTACTCCATTGTCATCACACACTTTTAGATATGAGTTATTGTCTTCACAAAATGAAACCTTGAAACAAGAGATTTTTAGCCATTACCATTTGATTCCTACTGATGATTCAGCCTGGTCTAGCTTGCTACCTAGAAAGGTGTTGAGAGAGGAAGAAGAATTTGATTGGGCGATCATGTATAGAAAGATAAAGAATTCTGGTGGTCTCAGAGAAGTTGATGGTTTATTGAATGAGGTTTCACTCCATGATGTGAGATTGGAACCTAATTCATTGTATGGAATTGCTCAGCAAACTAATTTGGAGTACTTGTTAATGTTGGATGTTGATAGATTGGTTTGGAGTTTTAGGGAAACATCTGGTCTAGAGAAGCCTGGTGAGCCATATGGAGGTTGGGAGAAACCAGATAGCGAGGTTCGAGGTCATTTTGTTG GTCATTACCTTAGTGCCACAGCACACACTTGGGCCAGCACCCACAATGACAGTCTTGGAGAGAAAATGTATTCTGTTGTTTCTGCACTAAATGCCTGCCAGGAAAAGATGGGTACAGGGTACCTTTCTGCCTTCCCTTCAAAACTTTTTGATCGCCTTGAAGCTATACAACCAGTCTGGGCGCCGTATTATACAATTCACAAG ATATTGGCAGGTCTTTTGGATCAGCATACTTTAGCAGGCAATCCTAAAGCTTTGAAAATGGCTACATGGATGGTTGATTACTTCTACAATCGGGTGCAAAATGTGATTTCGAAGTATACCATTCAAAGGCACTGGAATTCATTAAATGAAGAAACTGGCGGCATGAATGATGTTCTTTATAGGCTGTACAGAGTAACG GGTGATTCAAAGCACTTAATCTTGGCTCACCTTTTTGACAAACCATGTTTCTTAGGGCGCTTAGCTGTACAG GCTGATGACCTATCAGGTTTTCATGCAAATACGCACATTCCAATTGTTGTTGGATCACAACTGCGTTATGAGATTACTGGTGATCCAATTTACAAG GAAATTGGGATGTTCTTCATGGATATTGTCAATTCTTCCCACAGCTATGCAACTGGAGGGACATCAGTCGGTGAGCATTG GTCAGATCCGAAGAGGCTAGCAAGCACGCTAAGCACAGAGAATGAGGAATCATGTACTACCTATAATATGCTGAAG GTTTCCCGCCACCTGTTCAGATGGACCAAAGAAATGGCATATGCTGATTATTACGAGCGAGCATTAACAAATGGTGTTCTCAGCATCCAAAGGGGAAGAGATCCCGGGGTGATGATATATATGCTTCCACTTCAACGTGGTGGTTCCAAAGCTCGGAGCTACCATAAATGGGGATCACCTTTTAGTGACTTTTGGTGTTGCTATGGAACAG GGATTGAATCATTCTCCAAATTGGGAGATTCTATTTACTTCGAAGAGAAAGGGAATTCTCCTGGGCTCTACATTATCCAGTATATATCTAACTCTCTTGATTGGAAATCTGGGCAAGTTGTGGTGAGTCAGAGCGTAGAGCCTGTTGTTTCATGGGACAATCGCCTTCGAGTGACAATTACGGTGTCCTCAAAGAGG AATGCAACTAGTGCACCATCTACATTGAATCTGAGGATACCAAGTTGGACAAATTCTAGTGCAAAAGCATCCTTGAATGGGGAGGATTTATCTCTACCTCCACCAG GTAACTTCCTATCGATCACCAAGGGCTGGGGCTCAGGTGAAAAAATCACCATTGAGCTGCCCATGAATCTTAAGACAGAGGCCATTAAAG ATGACCGTCCTGAATATGCATCGATACAGGCAATTCTTTATGGTCCATACCTTCTTGCTGGCCATTCTACTGGTGATTGGGACGTTAAAAGCAAAGCCACATCTCTGTCAGATTTGATAACTCCAGTTCCATCTGACTATAATTCTCATTTAATATCTCTCACACAAGAATCCAGTAATGCAACATTTGTTCTGACAAGCACAAATCTCTCTATTCAAATGGAGAAGTACCCTGAAGCTGGAACAGATTCTGCTGTCAGTGCTACCTTCAGACTCATCTCAAATGACAAAAGAACTGTCAATCTTTTTGAACCACAGGATTTTATTGGGAAACTAGTCATGTTAGAGCCTTTTGACTTCCCAGAAATGTTGATAACTCATCCAGGAAATGACACCAGTCTTGTGATCACACAGTCCTCAGATGGCGCTGGATCTTTGTTCCGTTTGGTTGCAGGATTGGATGGAAAGGACGGGACAGTTTCATTAGAATGTGAAACCCAACATGGTTGCTTCTTCAATAGTGGTGTGGACTACCAAGACACTGAAAGAGTCAAGCTTAACTGCAATTCAAAGTCCTTAGATGCTGTATTCAAACAGGCAGCGAGCTTTAAGTTGGGAAAAGGGATTACCCAGTATCACCCTATTAGCTTTGTGGCAAAAGGTGCTATGCGAAACTTTCTTTTGGCACCATTATTGAGCTTCAAAGATGAATCTTATACTGTGTATTTCAACATTCAATCGTAG